The sequence CCGCAACCGTACTGGTCAGCGCGACAAGCGCGGAGAGCGCTGCGGCGACGAACGCGACGGTCGTGCGACGGCGGCTACTCATTGACGGCGGTTCAACGACCGGCGTGTTATACGTCGTTCATCGTTCGATGAACAGTCAGCATTTCGAACCGTTTTAGACGGAGACTGGGGTCGAACGCCTATCAAAATGGGTGACAGTCACTCTCTCGTCAGTTCATATTTATTGGGGTCGGTGGTGAGCCTATCGCTATGCACGGCGACGAGCGGCGCGATCGAAACGACGGTGGTCTGCGCCGATGAACCGCGCGCTCATGGAAGTCTCGTTGTTCTCGGTCGTCGTCATCGGCTGTCTCCTGACGATCGTGTTGGCGCGACGCGCTCGAGGCGAGCCGTCGCCGGACGGGGGATACGCGACGGGACACCGTCGCGAACTGAGTCTGGCCGAGGCGAAGGCGGCCGCGATTCGCTGGACGACGACGACTAATCATCGCGAAATAGGACTGCTCTACATCGCGTTCGGCACCGTCGCGGCGATCTGGGGCGGGATCGACGCGATGATGATTCGGACGCATCTGCTGACGCCGGAGGCGAACCTCTGGACGGAGCAGACGTACAACGAACTGTTTACCATGCACGGGCTGACGATGCTGATTTTCTTCGTCACGCCGGTGTTCTTCGGGATTGGAAACTACTTCCTGCCGCTGCTGATCGGCGCCGACGACATGGCGTTTCCGCGGCTCAACGCCATCGGGTTCTGGCTCCTCCCGCCGTCGCTGTTGCTCGCTCGGCTGGGAATCGTCGCCGAAGTAACGGGGGCAGTGCTCGCGGTTGCCGTCCCAAACGACTGGTTGTCAGTTCTGCTGGCGTTTCAGGAACCGGCGATCGGGTGGACGATGTATCCGCCCCTGTCGCTGGCGCCGAACCCCCAGACGAACTTCCTGCTGTTGGGCCTCCACTTGAGCGGCATCGCGACCACGATCGGCGGGATCAACTTCATCGCGACGGTCGTCTACGAGCGCGACGAGTCGATCGGGTGGGCGAACCTCGACATTTTCTCGTGGAACATGCTCATCACGAGCGCGATCATCATCTTCGCGTTCCCGTTGCTCGGCACCGCGTTGCTCATGTTGCTGCTCGACCGCAATTTCGGAACGACGTTCTTCGCGGTCGAGGGCGGCGGGCCTATCCTCTGGCAGCACCTGCTGTGGTTCTGGGGCCATCCCGAGGTATATATCATTTTCCTCCCAGCGACCGGCCTGATGAGCCTCATACTCCCGAAATTCGTCGGCCGGAAGCTGTTCGGGTTCAAGTTCATCGTCTACTCGACGATCGCGATCGGCGTCCTCTCCTTCGGCGTCTGGGCCCACCACATGTTCGTGACCGGCGTCGACCCCCGCATCCGGGCGAGTTTCATGGCGACGTCGATCGCGATCGCCGTTCCCAGCGCGATCAAGGTATTCAACTGGATCACGACGATGTGGAACGGCGACGTCCGGCTGGCCGCGCCGA comes from Haloterrigena salifodinae and encodes:
- a CDS encoding DUF6789 family protein, whose protein sequence is MNRALMEVSLFSVVVIGCLLTIVLARRARGEPSPDGGYATGHRRELSLAEAKAAAIRWTTTTNHREIGLLYIAFGTVAAIWGGIDAMMIRTHLLTPEANLWTEQTYNELFTMHGLTMLIFFVTPVFFGIGNYFLPLLIGADDMAFPRLNAIGFWLLPPSLLLARLGIVAEVTGAVLAVAVPNDWLSVLLAFQEPAIGWTMYPPLSLAPNPQTNFLLLGLHLSGIATTIGGINFIATVVYERDESIGWANLDIFSWNMLITSAIIIFAFPLLGTALLMLLLDRNFGTTFFAVEGGGPILWQHLLWFWGHPEVYIIFLPATGLMSLILPKFVGRKLFGFKFIVYSTIAIGVLSFGVWAHHMFVTGVDPRIRASFMATSIAIAVPSAIKVFNWITTMWNGDVRLAAPTILCVGSVGLFIVGGVTGIFLAVIPVDIVYHGTYYVVGHFHLILMGIIPFMMFAASYYWYPMITGRMYDRRLAIFQSSLLVIGSGLTFMTLMALGFLEQPRRYATYPAEYSGLHVVATVGSFIIGISVLMWLYNMLWSYFQGARVETADPWELKATQQFTPEWQWFEDRLERKHGIPPSEPEEVRPSYVPAQEERPPSLYGRIVPVARRALSDAGAGAAGGFVGTLLLTGVLLVAVALGVFDLESFANLATLVGLPANLALGYGLFLFAGMTVWPLLFLSLGEYLPGELTFITGLWYATVIASGFVIAFYTGQTGLELVTYLVFTLLAHWIYGLGLAGMITYLGGRRPTSPEGPR